The Arvicanthis niloticus isolate mArvNil1 chromosome 2, mArvNil1.pat.X, whole genome shotgun sequence genome includes a window with the following:
- the Uck1 gene encoding uridine-cytidine kinase 1, translated as MSAAPEMASAGGGGSESAAPEADRPQPRPFLIGVSGGTASGKSTVCEKIMELLGQNEVDRRQRKLVILSQDCFYKVLTAEQKAKALKGQYNFDHPDAFDNDLMHKTLKNIVEGKTVEVPTYDFVTHSRLPETTVVYPADVVLFEGILVFYTQEIRDMFHLRLFVDTDSDVRLSRRVLRDVQRGRDLEQILTQYTAFVKPAFEEFCLPTKKYADVIIPRGVDNMVAINLIVQHIQDILNGDLCKRHRGGPNGRNHKRTFPEPGDHPGVLATGKRSHLESSSRPH; from the exons ATGTCCGCCGCTCCGGAGATGGCTTCGGCGGGAGGCGGCGGCTCCGAGAGCGCCGCGCCCGAGGCCGATCGTCCCCAGCCGCGGCCCTTCCTCATCGGCGTGAGCGGCGGCACTGCTAGCGGCAAG TCAACAGTGTGTGAGAAGATCATGGAGCTGCTGGGACAGAACGAAGTGGACCGCCGGCAGCGCAAGTTGGTCATCCTGAGCCAGGACTGCTTCTACAAGGTTCTGACGGCCGAGCAGAAGGCCAAGGCTTTGAAGGGACAGTACAATTTTGACCACCCAG ATGCTTTTGATAATGACCTGATGCACAAGACCCTGAAAAACATTGTCGAAGGCAAAACTGTCGAGGTCCCCACCTATGATTTTGTGACCCACTCAAG GTTACCAGAGACCACTGTGGTCTATCCAGCTGACGTGGTTCTGTTCGAGGGCATCTTGGTATTCTACACTCAGGAGATCCGGGACATGTTCCATTTGCGCCTCTTTGTGGACACAGACTCTGATGTTAGGTTGTCTCGAAGAG TTCTCCGGGATGTGCAACGAGGGAGGGACCTGGAGCAGATCCTGACTCAGTACACCGCCTTTGTGAAACCAGCCTTCGAGGAGTTCTGTCTGCCG ACCAAGAAGTACGCTGATGTGATCATCCCTCGAGGGGTTGACAATATGG TGGCCATCAACCTGATCGTACAACATATCCAGGACATCCTCAACGGTGACCTGTGCAAGCGGCACCGAGGCGGGCCCAATGGGCGCAACCACAAGAGGACCTTCCCTGAGCCAGGAGATCACCCTGGGGTGTTGGCTACTGGCAAGCGCTCACACCTGGAGTCTAGCAGCAGACCCCATTGA